In Gossypium arboreum isolate Shixiya-1 chromosome 6, ASM2569848v2, whole genome shotgun sequence, the following are encoded in one genomic region:
- the LOC108486266 gene encoding topless-related protein 1-like encodes MSSLSRELVFLILQFLDEEKFKETVHKLEQESGFFFNMKYFEDEVHNGNWDEVEKYLSGFTKVDDNRYSMKIFFEIRKQKYLEALDKHDRSKAVEILVKDLKVFATFNEELFKEITQLLTLENFRENEQLSKYGDTKSARAIMLVELKKLIEANPLFRDKLQFPNLKNSRLRTLINQSLNWQHQLCKNPRPNPDIKTLFVDHSCGQPNGARAPSPANNPLLGSLPKAGGFPPLGAHGPFQPTPAQVPAPLAGWMSNPSTVTHPAVSGGAIGLGASIPAALKHPRTPPTNPSVDYPSGDSDHVSKRTRPMGISDEVNLPVNVMPVPFQGHGHSQAFSAPDDLPRAVARMLNQGSSPMSMDFHPVQQTLLLVGTNVGDIALWEAGSRERLVLKNFKVWDLTACSMPLQAALVKDPAVSVNRVIWSPDGSLFGVAYSRHIVQIYSYHGGDEVRQHLEIDAHVGGVNDIAFSHPNKLLCVITCGDDKTIKVWDASNGTKQYTFEGHEAPVYSVCPHYKENIQFIFSTAVDGKIKAWLYDNMGSRVDYEAPGRWCTTMAYSADGTRLFSCGTSKDGESFIVEWNESEGAVKRTYQGFRKRSLGVVQFDTTKNKYLAAGDDFSIKFWDMDNIQPLTSFDADGGLPASPRIRFNKDGSLLAVSTNDNGIKILANSDGMRLLRTLENLSYDALRTAEAPKPTINPISAAAAAAAAAAAATSAGLADRSVAIAGMNGDARSLGDVKPRITEESSDKSKIWKLTEINEPSQCRSLRLPENLRVTKISRLIFTNSGNAILALASNAIHLLWKWQRSDRNSNGKATASVAPQLWQPSSGILMTNDVADTNPEEAVPCFALSKNDSYVMSASGGKISLFNMMTFKTMATFMPPPPAATFLAFHPQDNNIIAIGMDDSTIQIYNVRVDEVKSKLKGHSKRITGLAFSHVLSVLVSSGADSQLCVWNTDGWEKQKARFLQVPAGRTPTALSDTRVQFHQDQIHFLVVHETQLAIYETTKLDCMKQWVPRDSSAPITHATFSCDSQLVYASFLDASVCVFTAANLRLRCRINPSAYLPTNISSNVHPLVIAAHPSEPNEFALGLSDGGVHVFEPLESENKWGVPPPVENGSTSSMTATPSVGAPGSEQAQR; translated from the exons ATGTCGTCTCTCAGTAGAGAGCTTGTGTTCTTGATCTTACAGTTTCTAGATGAGGAAAAGTTTAAAGAGACTGTTCAcaa GCTTGAGCAGGAATCTGGGTTTTTCTTTAATATGAAATATTTTGAGGATGAGGTACATAATGGAAATTGGGATGAAGTTGAGAAATACTTGTCTGGTTTCACCAAGGTTGATGATAATCGGTATTCGATGAAAATCTTTTTCGAGATTAGAAAGCAGAAGTACCTTGAAGCATTGGATAA GCATGACCGGTCGAAAGCTGTGGAGATATTAGTAAAGGATTTGAAAGTTTTTGCTACATTCAATGAGGAACTTTTCAAGGAAATCACTCAGCTTTTGACATTGGAGAATTTCAG AGAGAATGAACAGTTATCAAAGTATGGGGATACAAAATCAGCTAGAGCAATCATGTTAGTTGAACTCAAGAAGCTTATTGAAGCGAATCCTTTATTCCGTGACAAGTTGCAGTTCCCTAACCTTAAAAATTCGAGGTTACGCACCCTCATTAATCAAAG TTTGAATTGGCAACATCAACTTTGTAAAAACCCAAGGCCAAATCCGGATATTAAAACTCTCTTTGTGGACCACTCATGTGGACAGCCAAATGGTGCACGAGCACCATCTCCCGCAAACAATCCACTTCTTGGATCCTTGCCAAAAGCCGGAGGTTTTCCTCCTCTAGGGGCTCATGGG CCTTTTCAACCTACACCTGCACAAGTTCCGGCACCCCTTGCTGGTTGGATGTCAAATCCTTCTACTGTAACTCATCCTGCTGTTTCTGGTGGAGCTATTGGTCTTGGCGCTTCAATACCCG CTGCATTGAAGCACCCGAGGACCCCTCCAACTAATCCATCAGTAGACTACCCATCTGGAGACTCTGATCATGTTTCCAAAAGGACAAGGCCCATGGGGATATCTGATGAG GTAAATCTTCCCGTCAATGTGATGCCAGTACCGTTTCAGGGCCATGGTCACAGTCAGGCTTTCAGTGCACCTGATGATCTGCCAAGAGCTGTTGCAAGAATGCTGAACCAGGGTTCATCTCCTATGAGCATGGATTTCCATCCTGTTCAACAGACTCTACTTCTAG TTGGTACCAATGTTGGGGACATAGCATTGTGGGAAGCTGGCTCTCGAGAGCGGCTGGTTTTGAAAAACTTTAAAGTTTGGGATCTTACTGCTTGTTCCATGCCCCTTCAG GCTGCTCTAGTCAAAGATCCTGCCGTCTCTGTAAACCGTGTAATTTGGAGCCCTGATGGTTCTTTATTTG GAGTTGCTTACTCGAGGCACATTGTGCAAATATATTCTTATCATGGTGGTGATGAGGTTCGGCAGCATCTCGAG ATTGATGCTCATGTTGGGGGCGTAAATGATATTGCATTCTCTCATCCAAATAAGCTACTTTGTGTAATAACGTGCGGTGATGACAAGACAATTAAG GTGTGGGATGCTTCTAATGGTACAAAGCAGTATACCTTTGAAGGTCACGAGGCTCCTGTTTATTCTGTCTGCCCTCACTATAAAGAAAACATTCAG TTTATCTTTTCAACAGCTGTCGATGGAAAGATAAAGGCATGGTTATATGATAATATGGGATCAAGGGTTGACTATGAAGCTCCTGGTCGTTGGTGCACAACCATGGCCTACAGTGCTGATGGTACAAG GCTCTTTTCCTGTGGCACCAGTAAAGACGGGGAGTCATTTATCGTTGAATGGAATGAAAGTGAAGGAGCTGTGAAGCGAACTTATCAAGGGTTCCGCAAACGTTCTTTAGGTGTTGTACAATTTGACACAACTAAGAACAAGTATTTGGCTGCTGGTGACGATTTCTCTATCAAATTCTGGGATATGGACAATATTCAACCTTTGACCAGTTTCGATGCTGATGGAGGACTTCCA GCGAGTCCACGTATCCGCTTCAACAAGGATGGCTCCCTCTTGGCTGTTTCCACCAATGATAACGGGATTAAGATTTTGGCAAATTCAGATGGTATGCGATTGTTGCGCACTTTGGAGAATCTTTCTTACGATGCCTTGAGAACAGCTGAAGCCCCGAAG cctACAATAAATCCAATCTCAgctgcagcagcagcagcagcagctgcCGCAGCCGCTACTAGTGCTGGACTTGCAGATAGAAGTGTTGCTATTGCTGGAATG AATGGAGATGCTCGGAGTTTAGGGGATGTGAAACCTCGAATAACAGAAGAATCCAGCGATAAATCAAAGATTTGGAAGCTCACTGAAATCAATGAACCATCTCAGTGTCGATCCTTGAGGCTTCCTGAAAACTTGAGGGTGACCAAG ATATCAAGGTTAATCTTCACAAATTCAGGTAATGCTATATTGGCATTAGCATCAAATGCTATTCACTTGCTTTGGAAGTGGCAGCGTAGCGATCGTAACTCAAATGGCAAG GCAACTGCCAGTGTAGCACCTCAGTTGTGGCAACCATCAAGTGGCATTCTTATGACCAATGATGTTGCTGATACAAATCCCGAAGAGGCTGTACCGTGTTTTGCTTTGTCGAAGAATGACTCTTATGTAATGTCAGCATCTGGAGGAAAGATTTCCTTGTTTAATATGATGACGTTTAAG ACGATGGCAACTTTCATGCCACCACCACCAGCAGCGACCTTCCTTGCATTCCACCCACAAGATAATAATATTATTGCTATAGGCATGGACGACTCAACAATTCAGATATATAATGTCCGTGTGGATGAG GTGAAGAGTAAACTTAAAGGTCACTCCAAAAGAATAACTGGCCTTGCCTTCTCGCATGTACTGAGTGTGCTCGTCTCATCAGGAGCCGATTCTCAG CTTTGTGTGTGGAACACCGATGGATGGGAAAAGCAGAAGGCTAGATTCCTGCAGGTTCCAGCGGGGAGGACACCAACAGCACTGTCAGACACACGTGTACAATTCCATCAAGACCAGATACATTTTCTTGTTGTACATGAGACTCAGCTTGCCATATATGAAACAACGAAGCTAGACTGCATGAAACAG TGGGTCCCACGTGATTCTTCTGCTCCTATAACGCATGCAACGTTCTCATGTGATAGCCAACTGGTATATGCCAGCTTTCTCGATGCATCTGTTTGTGTGTTTACTGCTGCAAACCTCAGATTACGTTGTCGTATAAACCCTTCTGCTTATCTTCCAACTAACATCAG TTCCAATGTTCACCCACTTGTAATCGCTGCACATCCATCCGAGCCAAACGAATTTGCATTGGGACTCTCAGATGGTGGGGTTCATGTCTTTGAGCCCCTTGAATCCGAAAACAAATGGGGTGTGCCTCCACCCGTTGAAAACGGTTCAACGAGCAGTATGACAGCAACACCTTCAGTTGGAGCTCCAGGATCAGAACAAGCCCAGAGATGA
- the LOC108486377 gene encoding protein REDUCED CHLOROPLAST COVERAGE 3-like isoform X2 has translation MVEEDYTNEDQAVAHVRRLLDIVACTTRFSKPKRVRSQSSSLSSVSSDSKSKMVNGGLHHRPREPSDGGPGTAWIMESMEMAAIQPTPKLSEFYDFFSFSHLSPPILNLRKCEPKDVEGRHEGDYFIMQIKICNGKQIQVVASVKGFYTVGKHFFMSHSLLDLLQNLSQAFADAYESLMKAFIEHNKFGNLPYGFRANTWLVPPLVANSPSTFLSFPLEDEQWGGNGGGQGRNGEYDLQPWATDFAILANLPCKTEEERVVRDRKAFLLHSRFVDVSIFKAVATIQHVTNNRSIVKGTVNSHPDAVLHEDRIGDLSITVKQESADVKVAGHHSFGMTANEVAQRNLLKGISADESAVFHDISSMGTVIVRHCGYIAIVKVVGEVKNELHSARDIDIDDQPDGGANALNINSLRVLLHKSGAKESSGGQSHQLNSNDSEPSRCLVRQVVKESLTKLEENSIVPERSIRLELGSCWLQYLQKQETSTDTTSNGLGCDHEAEPAVKGLGKHFKCLKKRDKKPSSSGSKVDKEENDGEPCSMNQSIGVSRNQMELKNLISEEAFSRLEESRTGLHLKSVNELIKMAYKYYDDVALPKLVTDFGSLELSPTDGRSLTDFMHLRGLKMQSLGRVVELAEKLPHIQSLCIHEMVTRAFKHVLKAVVASVDKFEDLPAAIASSLNFLLGNNGSEDNAENANDDYLLKLRWLKRFLSAKFGWKLRDEFRHLRKLSILRELCHKVGLELVPKDYDMECKEPFKGCNIISIYPVCKHIVCASADGRTLLESSKAALDKGKLEDAVNYGTKALAKMIAVCGPYHRTTASAYSLLAVVLYHTGDFNQATIYQQKALDINERELGLDHPDTAKSYGDLAVYYYQLQHFEMALKYVNRSLFLLHFTCGLSHPNTAATYINVAMMEEGMGNVHVALRYLHEALKCNQRLLGADHIQTAASYHAIAIALSLMEAYSLSVQHEQTTFKILQAKLGQDDLRTQDSAAWIEYFESKALEQQEAARNGTPKPDASIASKGHLSVSDLLDYISPDQVSKGTDVQKKPLRAKVLQTSDKTHDACHNFVTDSSVFNAVSEKSISTADINERGMVSSICLEEPKKTNDVTRVEPMVTSEVFEETTSDEGWQEANSKGRSGNAVGRKSRRKRTALANVRVSGSRRETILPVRKNSSKNIVKEVVPVKQLMSHNSNPGGNSVSLQGSVSKGSLSSANLSAIASKCLSYKEVAVAPPGTVLKPLHEGETEHQACTIRTETTKSEDGDHMSVIDNVVDNDDDETEGTHDSENQSEESAPELDNVSSEPATKEDGSNISVANNIADDSENRSEEAAPELDKVSSEPANMEDRNSISVVHNVAHDDNREETVPEHDKVSYVNTEKSVETKGSKLSALAEPFNPGALYIAVTSVYDVTACQAMLAEPVIEPAVAARVRCGPMFPLYHGNNHSYNMKQGFPRYQTLEQTEFRPPRVMNPHALEFVPTTEPATEAKALHGNEGHDVASQSSTCEQPKTSDVNIKKTRDGEGFTVVTKRRRKRQQFMNGVSNGPYNHHHQSICA, from the exons ATTTGAGGAAATGTGAGCCCAAGGATGTTGAAGGGAGGCATGAAGGTGACTATTTCATAATGCAG ATAAAAATCTGCAATGGGAAGCAAATACAGGTAGTTGCATCAGTAAAAGGGTTTTATACTGTGGGAAAGCATTTTTTCATGAGCCACTCTTTGTTAGATCTTTTGCAAAATCTAAGCCAAGCCTTTGCTGAT GCATATGAATCCCTTATGAAAGCTTTCATAGAACACAATAAG TTCGGCAATCTTCCATATGGATTTCGTGCAAATACATGGCTTGTTCCTCCCCTTGTTGCCAACTCTCCATCAACCTTCCTTTCTTTTCCGTTGGAAGATGAGCAATGGGGTGGTAATGGTGGAGGCCAGGGAAGAAATGGTGAATATGATCTTCAACCGTGGGCTACGGATTTTGCAATATTGGCTAACCTTCCTTGCAAAACCGAAGAGGAGAGGGTAGTTCGTGATCGCAAGGCCTTTTTGCTTCATAGTCGATTTGTTGATGTCTCGATCTTTAAAGCTGTTGCAACAATACAACATGTTACGAATAACAGGTCAATTGTGAAAGGCACTGTAAATAGCCATCCTGACGCAGTTCTTCATGAGGACCGTATAGGTGACTTGTCCATTACGGTAAAACAAGAATCAGCGGATGTAAAGGTTGCTGGTCATCATTCATTTGGCATGACTGCTAATGAAGTTGCTCAAAGGAATTTACTTAAAGGGATATCTGCAGACGAGAGTGCGGTTTTTCAT GATATTTCCTCGATGGGCACTGTCATTGTTAGACATTGTGGCTACATTGCAATCGTAAAGGTTGTTGGTGAAGTGAAGAACGAACTGCACAGTGCTCGGGATATTGACATTGATGATCAACCAGACGGAGGAGCTAATGCTCTTAACATCAACAG CTTAAGGGTTTTACTTCACAAGTCAGGCGCTAAAGAATCGAGTGGAGGCCAATCACATCAACTCAACTCAAATGATTCCGAACCTTCTAGATGCCTTGTTCGGCAAGTAGTTAAAGAGAGCTTGACCAAACTAGAGGAGAACTCGATTGTTCCTGAAAGGTCTATTAGATTAGAACTCGGTTCTTGTTGGTTGCAATATCTACAAAAACAGGAAACTTCGACTGATACTACTTCAAACGGACTTGGTTGTGATCATGAGGCTGAACCGGCTGTGAAAGGTCTTGGAAAGCATTTTAAATGCTTAAAGAAAAGGGATAAAAAACCAAGTAGCAGCGGTAGCAAAGTTGACAAGGAAGAAAATGATGGTGAGCCATGCAGTATGAATCAAAGCATTGGTGTGTCCAGAAATCAGATGGAACTGAAGAACCTTATTTCCGAAGAAGCTTTCTCACGGCTTGAAGAAAGTCGAACCGGTCTTCACTTAAAG TCAGTCAATGAGCTTATTAAGATGGCGTACAAGTACTATGATGACGTTGCCTTACCAAAGCTG GTAACAGACTTTGGATCACTCGAACTTTCACCCACCGATGGTCGTTCCCTGACTGACTTTATGCATCTAAGGGGACTAAAAATGCAGTCTTTGGGTCGTGTG GTTGAACTTGCTGAGAAGCTGCCTCACATACAATCACTTTGCATACATGAGATGGTTACTCGAGCTTTCAAACACGTACTCAAAGCAGTCGTTGCATCTGTTGACAAATTCGAGGACTTACCTGCAGCTATAGCTTCATCCCTAAATTTCTTACTCGGAAATAATGGATCAGAAGATAATGCTGAAAATGCAAATGATGACTATTTGCTAAAATTGAGGTGGTTAAAAAGGTTTCTTTCTGCAAAATTTGGTTGGAAACTACGAGATGAATTCCGGCATTTGAGAAAACTATCCATTCTTCGAGAACTTTGCCATAAG GTTGGTCTAGAGTTGGTTCCTAAAGACTATGACATGGAATGCAAAGAACCTTTCAAAGGTTGCAATATTATTAGCATTTATCCTGTTTGTAAG CATATAGTATGCGCTTCTGCCGATGGCAGAACATTGTTAGAGTCATCCAAGGCGGCTCTTGACAAAGGAAAACTAGAGGATGCGGTTAATTATGGGACAAAG GCATTAGCAAAGATGATAGCTGTATGTGGTCCTTACCATCGAACTACTGCGAGTGCTTACAGTCTTCTTGCTGTGGTTCTCTACCATACTGGTGATTTCAATCAG GCAACTATATATCAACAGAAAGCTTTGGATATTAATGAGAGGGAGCTCGGTCTTGATCATCCAGACACGGCGAAAAGCTATGGGGATCTTGCTGTATATTATTATCAGCTTCAACACTTTGAAATGGCTTTGAA ATATGTAAACCGTTCTTTATTCCTTCTCCATTTTACTTGCGGATTATCTCACCCAAATACCGCCGCAACATATATAAATGTGGCTATGATGGAAGAAGGCATGGGAAATGTTCATGTGGCTCTCAGGTATTTGCATGAAGCTCTGAAGTGCAACCAGAGACTACTAGGAGCGGATCACATACAG ACGGCTGCAAGCTATCATGCCATTGCCATTGCTCTTTCATTGATGGAGGCATATTCTTTAAGCGTGCAACATGAACAAACTACATTCAAAATACTTCAAGCAAAACTCGGACAAGATGACCTTCGTACACAG GACTCCGCTGCTTGGATCGAATACTTTGAATCAAAAGCTTTAGAACAGCAAGAAGCTGCACGAAATGGAACTCCGAAGCCAGATGCTTCAATTGCAAGCAAGGGTCATCTTAG TGTGTCCGACCTGCTCGATTACATTAGTCCCGATCAAGTTTCTAAAGGAACTGATGTACAGAAGAAGCCGCTGCGTGCCAAG GTGTTACAGACTAGTGACAAAACCCATGACGCATGTCACAACTTTGTAACAGATAGTTCTGTGTTCAATGCTGTCTCGGAGAAAAGTATCAGTACTGCAGATATTAATGAAAGAGGAATGGTGAGTTCTATTTGTCTTGAAGAGCCAAAGAAAACTAATGATGTCACTAGAGTTGAGCCAATGGTTACAAGTGAAGTTTTCGAAGAGACAACTTCGGATGAAGGGTGGCAAGAAGCCAATTCGAAAGGACGGTCGGGAAATGCCGTCGGAAGGAAGTCTCGAAGGAAGAGAACTGCCCTTGCAAATGTTAGAGTGAGTGGCTCTAGGCGAGAAACTATTTTGCCAGTGAGAAAAAATTCCTCTAAGAACATCGTAAAGGAGGTAGTTCCGGTGAAGCAATTGATGTCCCATAACTCAAACCCCGGAGGGAATTCTGTTAGTTTACAAGGTTCTGTTTCCAAAGGTTCCTTGTCTTCAGCAAATCTCAGTGCCATTGCTTCGAAATGTCTTTCTTACAAAGAAGTAGCTGTAGCACCTCCAGGTACAGTTCTGAAGCCATTACATGAGGGGGAAACTGAACATCAGGCGTGCACCATCCGAACTGAGACTACAAAATCGGAGGATGGAGACCATATGTCTGTTATTGATAACGTTGtagataatgatgatgatgaaacTGAAGGAACTCATGATAGCGAAAATCAATCAGAAGAATCTGCTCCTGAACTTGATAACGTTTCTTCCGAGCCTGCAACCAAGGAGGATGGAAGCAATATCTCTGTTGCTAATAACATTGCAGATGACAGTGAAAATCGATCAGAAGAAGCTGCTCCTGAACTCGATAAGGTTTCTTCTGAGCCTGCAAACATGGAGGACAGAAACAGTATCTCTGTTGTTCATAATGTTGCACATGATGACAATCGTGAAGAAACGGTTCCTGAACATGATAAGGTTTCGTATGTAAATACTGAAAAGTCTGTAGAAACAAAGGGTAGTAAGCTATCAGCATTAGCGGAACCGTTCAATCCCGGAGCACTCTACATTGCTGTTACAAGTGTTTATGATGTAACAGCCTGTCAAGCTATGCTTGCTGAGCCTGTTATTGAACCTGCAGTTGCAGCTCGAGTTCGTTGCGGACCGATGTTCCCATTATATCACGGAAACAACCATTCTTACAACATGAAACAAGGCTTTCCGAGATACCAAACTCTCGAACAAACTGAGTTCCGACCTCCGCGAGTTATGAACCCTCATGCACTCGAGTTTGTACCTACAACTGAGCCAGCAACAGAAGCAAAAGCTCTCCATGGGAATGAAGGACATGACGTGGCATCTCAATCCAGCACCTGTGAACAACCAAAAACATCAgatgtaaatataaagaaaacccggGACGGTGAAGGATTTACGGTTGTGACGAAGCGAAGAAGGAAGAGGCAGCAGTTTATGAATGGAGTAAGTAATGGACCatacaatcatcatcatcaatcaaTATGTGCTTAG
- the LOC108486267 gene encoding triphosphate tunnel metalloenzyme 3-like — MLKRLFPTTKLIKSKPPHFTKIPTQMEVEVKLRLPNSQSHQKLSNFLSPFHTTTLIQENIFFDTPTTTLAVSNAALRLRFYNLDSYAVLSLKSKPELTQGISRVEEHEEPIDPSLARSFLTDPNGLLGLSNKSRIMEKVKGEFGVDELICLGGFKNVRGVYDWKGLKLEIDETVYDFGVCYEIECESKEPERDKELIEGLLMENGIDFVYSDINKFGVFMSGKLPSK, encoded by the coding sequence ATGTTGAAAAGGTTGTTCCCAACAacaaaattaatcaaatcaaagcCACCCCATTTCACTAAAATCCCCACCCAAATGGAAGTTGAAGTAAAGCTTCGTCTCCCCAATTCCCAATCCCACCAAAAGCTCTCAAATTTCCTTTCCCCATTCCACACCACCACTTTAATTCAAGAAAACATCTTCTTCGACACCCCAACCACCACCCTCGCCGTCTCGAACGCCGCCCTCCGTCTCCGTTTCTACAACCTCGACTCTTACGCCGTCCTTTCACTCAAATCCAAGCCTGAACTCACTCAAGGCATTAGTCGAGTCGAAGAACATGAAGAACCCATCGACCCATCATTGGCTCGGTCTTTTTTGACTGACCCGAATGGGTTGTTGGGCTTATCAAACAAATCCCGGATAATGGAAAAGGTAAAAGGTGAATTTGGGGTTGATGAATTGATTTGTTTGGGAGGGTTTAAGAATGTGAGAGGGGTTTATGATTGGAAAGGATTGAAATTGGAAATTGATGAAACTGTGTATGATTTTGGTGTGTGTTATGAGATTGAATGTGAAAGTAAAGAGCCTGAACGTGATAAGGAATTGATTGAAGGGCTTTTGATGGAAAATGGGATTGATTTTGTTTACTCTGATATTAATAAGTTTGGTGTTTTTATGTCTGGGAAGTTGCCCTCAAAATAA